The following nucleotide sequence is from Citrus sinensis cultivar Valencia sweet orange chromosome 6, DVS_A1.0, whole genome shotgun sequence.
AGAAGGAAGGGTGTTGATTGAGTACATAATAATGAATGCAATTGCTATCCGTAAAATCCTCAAGAAATATGATAAAGTAATGCAACTTTGGTCCACTTTTGCTGTCTATTGTTGCTGATTCAGTTCACAGTATTTTTGTAACGCCGGTGACAGTTATTTTACTTTGCATAGGTGCATAAATCTGTAAATGGGAAGaattttaaatccaaaatgaGGGCTGAACACATAGAGCTTTTGCAATCACCCTGGCTAATAGAACTGGGAggtttttatttgaatttcaatgGATTAAATTGTGGAGCATCCAGTGAGTTTTCAGGTCATTTCTCCTTTGATTTCAATGCTTCACGACCTGTGATGACACTGGCACTTCCAAGTTCTATAAAGCTAGAATATGATTTGACTTGTGCAGTATGCTTGGTAAGATCTCATTCCAATAAATTCCTAGATGAAGAAAAGATGagatttattatttagtttttcatttgCTTGTTTCTTGTTATGAACTGACAGGATCTTGTTTTTAATCCGTATGCTTTGAGCTGTGGTCATCTCTTTTGCAAGTTATGTGCTTGCTCAGCTGCCTCAGTCATGGTGTTTGAAGGCCTTAAATCTGCCAGTCCGGATTCAAAGTGTCCAATCTGCAGAGAGGTTTGTGTTTGGCATTAGAACAATATAcggaattcaaattttttatgtggAAGTAACACCTGTAAAGATTTCACCAGGCAGGTGCAAAATAATAGGTGTATAGTTAAATGTCCTCTTCTTGTGAAAACTTGTCACATTTATTCACAGATTATTCATATATCGTCTATAGGAGCTGGCTGGCAATTAGGATGCAAGGAGACTTGGTAACTATTTTGACCAAAAATTCTAAAAGATATATTCAACTTTGTGATCCTCCTATTAATCACAGTTCACTTcaaaaaggcttattttcgGTTAGAATAATATGAACACTTGCTTAATATTACTTTGCAGTCAATTTCGTCACTCATATCATATGTTCAACTTTTGACTTCCACCATTGACATTGATCAATTGTTTGGCAGAATTGTCTCGATAAAATGTAGAACTTGAGTGGTTATTGAATTAGCTCTCCATCCTGTCTTTGGTTGCTCAAGGCTATGCAGTAGCAAATGACCATAGTCTGATGCTAGAGGACATTTTAAAACAGGGGCGTAACTGCAGGCATTCGCTGGCAAACTGCCTTTGCAGCAGTTTAGTCATTGCTATAGTAATTTGTTTTCTGAATCTGTTTCCGAATTCCCTATAAAACCACCTCTCTTTTCCTCTTTGCAAGCAACTGCCTTCAATTTGTAGAGTCCTTGAGCAACTGCCTTCAATTTTTAGACTCCTTCTCTGGTAATAACTTGTTTTACGTACTTTCATTCACATGTAATATGCTATTTCTTGATTCTATCAGACAGTTGAAGTAATGAAGTAGATACCAGGTTGCTTTATTCCTTAGGTTCGATGTAAAAAGAATGACAATTCGTTAAGTTTGATGCTCAAAATAGATCTTCGCTGCTGCAGTTCTTTGTCTTGCTAGGCAAGGTTTCAGAAGTAATTGTTCCTTAGTTGTGCCTGTTTCCTTCAAACTAATAGCACCAAAACCCCTCTGCACAGTGTGGCAATGGGCATGATAAAATCCCTTCATTTTTAGAAGTTTTCCCTTTACATTAGAAGGCACATTTAGAGCATTCTCTTGAAACTCCTGCTGTTTAATCAAACTTGATCATTCTGCCTGTGATCACAacaatttttatcttttatgttGTGCTCTTTTGAGCATAACGTAGCGAAGATTGGATTATTTGCCATTTAACTAGGCTTCTATTATTGTTCTCTATTATGCAGGCAGGAGTATATGCGAAAGCAGTCCACATGCTTGAACTAGACTTATTGGTAAAAAGAAGGTAAAGAAACTGAAAACTCACTTTCATTCATTAGAGACAAATCAGACTTTTCTTAGTAAATATTTTCCAGGTTCAAAGAATATTGGAAGGAAAGATTGATTGCCGAACGAGCAGAGATGGTGAAGCAATCTAAGGAATACTGGGATTTACAAACCATACATGCAGTTGGGTATTGATTTTTCAGGCTCCCTtgtttgagaagaagagaaataaatCATTCAGTTCACTTCAATCTCTGGTACCGGATAGTATGATTTCGTTAGTTTGGTTGGCACCAGTAACATCTGCGGTTCTGCATCCATTGTTGATTAATTTTTGGGTTATATGTTGGACATTTTTAGTTCAAATCATAAGATTACTGAATGAAATCATGCTAAATTGCTCTCACAATCCAATCTTTAGTTGTATTCATTGCACTCTTGATCAAATAAAACCCAAATTTATTATGGTTAATTTCATCATTGatatttaataacataataCAAGGGCTTGGCCACCCGACTGCTTTCGTAAGGTACAACTGGGCTGAAAGGGTAATCGGAGGTGGGCCCTAGGAGGCCTATAATCACTTTTCTATATGGGCTGTGCTTTATAGAAGGCGTAGGGTAGAAAGAGTTAAGAGATTTGTGGGCCCTACAGGAGACAAGACATCGACACAAATCCTCATTTTTcaacctcttttttttttttttttgtcttcaataaataaatgtttgtCCTATTAAAAGTGGAAAAGGTCGGGTTGgctttctccttttttttcttcgcAAAAAgtcattataaaacaaaaacatttggttctgtaaattttcaaattacaaccGCAAAACAGCCTATcaaatatatttctttattgtctattctttaaaagataaacaataataatatatgcatAAAGAATagcataaaaacaaaaaaaatttaattacaagacaaaaaaaattatcacaagataattttttttgtcttttatatattttatattatttttttgttattttcgtacaaaaacacaaaacaacGAAAATAATCCTAAACACTCTGTTACTCTAAGCTaaccctttatttttttgattttatgaGGTTTTGTTGggctttaattataatttttttacggGGCTCATGTATTTATTTCTacctaatattaaaaaaaacaaaggaagAAAATGTCCGTTGGCGGGTCAAAATTTGGCATTACACGTGCAGTGGGTTTGGTAGTTTACCCTATTATCTGattaataattacataaattccaaaaagaaaaattaaaactaaaaggAGATAACATCCTGCCCTctaattttgtcattttcgCATAAAAGGACATAGGTTTTCTGTTTGTATCAAATAGGTCCGTAACCCCTTCTCAAATAATGTATTTCGACAACAATAGAGTTTAACTCTCTAAATGAGAgacagaattacttgagagaatagGAGTAGACCCTCTcgaataacaataatatatgattttttatattttaaaattgcaactcatattataatgtatac
It contains:
- the LOC102617499 gene encoding probable E3 ubiquitin-protein ligase BAH1-like isoform X1, with the protein product MKFGETFTEYLHGERFLDKCSHVEYKRLKKVLKSCRTCKGLHDSACKTEQQWDEGKDISESQLCQCQSSCQLCDHMFFSELMKEASDIAGCFSSRARHLLHLHVASGMQRYVLRIRQCFKNDQQAMIEEGRVLIEYIIMNAIAIRKILKKYDKVHKSVNGKNFKSKMRAEHIELLQSPWLIELGGFYLNFNGLNCGASSEFSGHFSFDFNASRPVMTLALPSSIKLEYDLTCAVCLDLVFNPYALSCGHLFCKLCACSAASVMVFEGLKSASPDSKCPICREAGVYAKAVHMLELDLLVKRRFKEYWKERLIAERAEMVKQSKEYWDLQTIHAVGY
- the LOC102617499 gene encoding probable E3 ubiquitin-protein ligase BAH1-like isoform X2, with amino-acid sequence MKFGETFTEYLHGERFLDKCSHVEYKRLKKVLKSCRTCKGLHDSACKTEQQWDEGKDISESQLLCDHMFFSELMKEASDIAGCFSSRARHLLHLHVASGMQRYVLRIRQCFKNDQQAMIEEGRVLIEYIIMNAIAIRKILKKYDKVHKSVNGKNFKSKMRAEHIELLQSPWLIELGGFYLNFNGLNCGASSEFSGHFSFDFNASRPVMTLALPSSIKLEYDLTCAVCLDLVFNPYALSCGHLFCKLCACSAASVMVFEGLKSASPDSKCPICREAGVYAKAVHMLELDLLVKRRFKEYWKERLIAERAEMVKQSKEYWDLQTIHAVGY
- the LOC102617499 gene encoding probable E3 ubiquitin-protein ligase BAH1-like isoform X3; the protein is MQLQPLATQSCACILPLAFQTYNQPKTNNKQNLTFISQEFPRSSLLHTLSLSTVCDHMFFSELMKEASDIAGCFSSRARHLLHLHVASGMQRYVLRIRQCFKNDQQAMIEEGRVLIEYIIMNAIAIRKILKKYDKVHKSVNGKNFKSKMRAEHIELLQSPWLIELGGFYLNFNGLNCGASSEFSGHFSFDFNASRPVMTLALPSSIKLEYDLTCAVCLDLVFNPYALSCGHLFCKLCACSAASVMVFEGLKSASPDSKCPICREAGVYAKAVHMLELDLLVKRRFKEYWKERLIAERAEMVKQSKEYWDLQTIHAVGY